One genomic window of Pigmentiphaga litoralis includes the following:
- a CDS encoding EAL domain-containing protein, whose product MAIGLGVGLWAGVATLHDQIEDDTGRLAQLYIERSDAVGDDIVQALTRIRQSPAAPCSDDDLAWLRRIVIESRNVKSAVRMHDHEMLCSSTLGKLAVPTDRARPDYETSRGRRVLVDTPLIGMPGVRGMVIEEGDASVVLNRDAFVDKIDPRLDYTVVAEYDTRRDVFISNMPPAGLASRPLVAGEPVLLDGRRFEVRCSTAHTGCIVAALRDRPSARRSPLVMAFGLFGLFGGLGGGVGLVSAIARSRSLSRRLRAALRNNELTIVYQPIVRLADRQRVGAESLIRWRDNRGDAISPDVFIAVAEEEGFISEVTRFVLRRVLAELADGLRARPGFRVTVNVSARDVLDPTFAAFVRQELHAAGVSPGAIGFELTERSTADREAIGRGIQTLRKAGHAVYIDDFGTDYSSLSYLAQLQVDMIKIDRSFTLALEDGAAQSLMPQMVAMARTLSLGLVIEGIETDAQARIVADIDADALGQGWLFGSPVEASRLFPAG is encoded by the coding sequence ATGGCGATCGGGCTGGGGGTGGGCCTGTGGGCCGGTGTCGCCACGTTGCATGACCAGATCGAAGACGACACGGGCCGTCTGGCTCAGCTGTATATCGAACGGTCGGATGCGGTGGGCGACGACATCGTCCAGGCGCTGACACGCATCCGGCAATCGCCTGCCGCGCCCTGCAGCGACGACGACCTGGCCTGGCTGCGCCGCATCGTCATCGAATCCCGCAACGTCAAAAGCGCCGTGCGCATGCACGACCACGAAATGCTGTGCAGTTCGACCCTGGGCAAGCTGGCGGTGCCAACCGATCGCGCCCGGCCGGATTATGAAACCAGCCGCGGCCGGCGCGTGCTGGTCGACACGCCGCTGATCGGCATGCCCGGTGTGCGGGGCATGGTGATCGAAGAAGGTGATGCATCGGTCGTGCTGAACCGCGACGCGTTCGTGGACAAGATCGATCCCCGCCTGGACTACACGGTGGTCGCCGAGTACGACACCCGCCGCGACGTATTCATTTCGAACATGCCGCCCGCCGGCCTGGCCTCGCGGCCCCTGGTGGCGGGCGAACCCGTGCTGCTGGACGGCCGGCGCTTCGAAGTGCGCTGTTCGACCGCGCACACGGGCTGCATCGTGGCGGCGCTGCGCGATCGGCCCAGCGCCCGGCGATCGCCGCTGGTGATGGCCTTTGGCCTGTTCGGATTGTTTGGCGGACTGGGGGGAGGTGTCGGGCTGGTGTCGGCGATCGCGCGGTCGCGGTCCTTGTCGCGCCGGCTGCGCGCCGCGCTGCGCAACAACGAACTGACAATCGTGTATCAGCCCATCGTGCGGCTGGCCGACCGCCAGCGGGTGGGCGCCGAATCCCTGATCCGGTGGCGCGACAACCGGGGCGACGCCATCAGCCCCGATGTGTTCATTGCCGTGGCCGAAGAAGAAGGGTTCATCTCGGAAGTGACGCGCTTCGTGCTGCGGCGGGTGCTGGCGGAACTGGCCGACGGACTGCGCGCGCGCCCGGGCTTTCGCGTTACGGTGAACGTGTCCGCCAGGGACGTGCTGGACCCGACCTTTGCGGCCTTTGTGCGGCAGGAATTGCATGCCGCGGGCGTGTCGCCCGGCGCGATCGGCTTCGAGCTGACCGAGCGGTCCACCGCGGATCGCGAGGCCATCGGCCGCGGCATCCAGACGCTGCGCAAGGCCGGGCACGCGGTGTATATCGACGACTTCGGCACCGATTATTCGAGCCTGTCCTACCTTGCCCAATTGCAGGTGGACATGATCAAGATCGACCGCAGTTTTACGCTGGCGCTGGAAGACGGCGCGGCGCAAAGCCTGATGCCGCAGATGGTGGCGATGGCCCGCACGCTGTCGCTGGGGCTGGTGATCGAAGGCATCGAAACCGATGCGCAGGCGCGCATCGTGGCGGACATCGATGCCGATGCGTTGGGGCAGGGGTGGCTGTTCGGCTCGCCGGTGGAGGCGAGCCGGCTGTTCCCGGCGGGCTGA
- a CDS encoding HAD-IIB family hydrolase, with product MRFMALATDYDNTLAFDGQVADATWDALDRLCESGRQVFLVSGRELDDLLAICPRIDLFTRVVAENGGVLYDPATRERRLLAPAPPPEFVEAMRAKGVRHLGVSETLVATMKPYDREALDAIRELGLDLHVVFNGDAVMVLAPGVTKGTGLTAALDDTGLSPHNVVAVGDAENDHHLLALCEMAVAVNNALPMLKKNADWVTDGEHGQGVIELVGALLEDDLASQGQGRGQGREQGQGQGQGQGQPRHGLLVGQAGGDPFTLPPYGTVALACGPSGSGKSTLTTALIERLVEADYQVCILDPEGDYGGFEGAVTVGDTDHAPPADQVLELLAQPRQSVIVNLLRVPLADRPHYFATLLPRLLALRAKTGRPHWLVFEEAHHLFPTDWSPAEQALPVSLETALATTVQPDQLARAFLDQVTTVLAVGANPAESLAAFHRARNSAGALPGAEGPTLEPGQMWVCPVDETGAASTAADAGAEDSHAADAGADRSHTAEAGTDRSHVAPVVVDIEPGRTHRRRHVRKYAEGLLIPERSFFFRGPENKLNLRAHNLVLFVELGDGVDDDTWTWHLQRGDYARWFEDVIGDSDLAGAARQVEADTAPDPTTSRARIRDAIESRYTQPENPNLPVIGHHGESGGG from the coding sequence ATGCGATTCATGGCGCTTGCCACCGACTACGACAACACCCTTGCCTTTGATGGCCAGGTCGCCGATGCCACCTGGGACGCGCTCGACCGCCTGTGCGAGTCGGGCCGTCAGGTCTTCCTGGTCAGCGGACGCGAGCTGGATGACCTGCTGGCGATCTGTCCACGCATCGATCTGTTTACTCGGGTGGTGGCCGAGAACGGCGGCGTGCTGTACGACCCGGCAACCCGCGAACGCCGCCTGCTCGCCCCGGCCCCGCCACCGGAATTTGTCGAGGCCATGCGCGCCAAGGGCGTCCGGCATCTGGGCGTCAGCGAGACATTGGTCGCCACCATGAAACCGTATGACCGCGAAGCACTGGACGCCATCCGTGAACTGGGGCTGGACCTGCATGTGGTCTTCAATGGCGACGCCGTCATGGTGTTGGCGCCGGGCGTGACCAAGGGCACCGGGCTGACCGCGGCACTGGACGACACCGGCCTGTCGCCGCATAACGTGGTGGCCGTGGGCGATGCCGAAAACGACCACCATTTGCTGGCCCTGTGCGAGATGGCCGTGGCCGTCAACAATGCCTTGCCCATGCTGAAAAAGAACGCCGACTGGGTAACCGACGGCGAGCATGGCCAGGGCGTGATCGAGCTGGTGGGCGCGCTGCTGGAAGACGACCTGGCCAGCCAGGGACAGGGACGGGGACAAGGAAGGGAGCAAGGACAAGGACAAGGACAAGGACAAGGACAGCCGCGGCATGGCCTGCTCGTCGGCCAGGCCGGCGGCGACCCCTTTACCCTGCCCCCTTACGGCACCGTGGCGCTGGCCTGCGGCCCGTCCGGCAGCGGCAAATCCACGCTGACCACGGCTTTGATCGAACGGTTGGTCGAAGCGGACTACCAGGTCTGCATCCTTGATCCGGAAGGCGACTACGGCGGCTTCGAAGGCGCGGTGACCGTCGGGGACACTGATCATGCGCCGCCTGCCGACCAGGTGCTGGAACTGCTGGCGCAGCCCCGGCAAAGTGTCATCGTCAACTTGTTGCGGGTGCCGCTGGCCGACCGGCCGCATTACTTCGCCACCCTGCTGCCCCGCCTGCTGGCGCTGCGGGCCAAGACCGGCAGGCCGCACTGGCTGGTATTCGAAGAAGCGCACCACCTGTTTCCCACCGACTGGTCGCCTGCCGAACAGGCGCTGCCCGTCTCGCTGGAAACGGCCTTGGCGACCACGGTGCAACCCGATCAGCTTGCCAGGGCCTTCCTGGACCAGGTCACGACCGTGCTGGCGGTAGGCGCCAACCCGGCCGAGAGCCTGGCCGCATTCCACCGGGCGCGCAACAGTGCGGGCGCGTTACCGGGCGCGGAAGGGCCGACGCTGGAGCCGGGGCAGATGTGGGTGTGTCCCGTCGACGAGACCGGCGCCGCCAGCACCGCGGCGGATGCCGGCGCGGAGGACTCGCACGCGGCGGATGCAGGCGCGGACCGGTCACATACGGCGGAGGCCGGCACCGACCGGTCGCACGTGGCGCCCGTGGTGGTCGACATCGAACCGGGGCGCACGCACCGGCGGCGCCACGTTCGTAAGTATGCTGAAGGATTGCTGATTCCCGAACGCAGCTTCTTTTTCCGGGGGCCGGAGAACAAGCTGAATCTGCGCGCCCACAACCTGGTGCTGTTCGTGGAATTGGGCGATGGGGTGGACGACGATACCTGGACGTGGCACCTGCAGCGCGGCGACTACGCGCGCTGGTTCGAAGACGTCATTGGCGACAGCGACCTGGCGGGTGCGGCAAGGCAAGTGGAAGCAGATACCGCGCCTGACCCCACAACGAGCCGGGCGCGCATCCGCGACGCCATCGAGTCACGATACACGCAGCCCGAGAATCCCAATCTGCCGGTGATCGGCCATCATGGGGAATCGGGCGGCGGGTAA
- a CDS encoding putative bifunctional diguanylate cyclase/phosphodiesterase: MLPVNYHPALVVLSICVAILASYTALGMANRVRATVGIARRIWLTGGALAMGLGIWSMHFIGMLAFSLPISLGYDVGLTTLSVVIAIVSSAFALNVASQPQLSAAKLCGAAVLMGAGIAAMHYVGMGAMRMDPGISYDTSVVTLSIVIAIVASGAALWIARRTDQDSLRERLLRLGAGVIMGLAIVGMHYTGMAAASFPLGTVCLAAGSGMSASWLALLVTTVTLGVLAIALVAALLDARMQQRTAALSFSLEAANEELIRLALHDTLTGLPNRILLQEHVKRSVEQGQRGRGIFAVMFVDLDGFKAINDAYGHHTGDALLVAVAQRLRSELRAEDSIARLGGDEFVVLASATDPQDAAQLAQRLIDVVSAPVALSEHLLLVTASIGIAMFPGDGDSGASLMTNADAAMYHAKSLGRAGYCFFEPSMNANAREQLRLLHDLRSAVANNEFELYYQPKFEAPAGPVTGAEALLRWHHPERGLVPPAQFIPMAEKTGLILTIDAWVINEACRQLRAWCDAGHSSWNMAVNLSALQFQHAGLVDLVRDALTRHGVAPERLTLEITESIAMRDAEASMDVLNRLVALGVSISIDDFGTGYSSLMYLKRLPATELKIDQGFVSQLEHDGDDAAIISAIVALGHKLGLNIVAEGVETPEQQDFLTRLGCNSLQGFLLGHPLPAAQFVTANAHIHEAAA, translated from the coding sequence ATGCTTCCGGTCAACTATCATCCCGCGCTGGTCGTCCTGTCCATCTGCGTGGCCATCCTGGCGTCCTACACCGCGCTGGGCATGGCCAACCGCGTTCGCGCGACCGTCGGCATCGCCCGCCGGATCTGGCTGACAGGCGGCGCGCTTGCCATGGGCCTGGGCATCTGGTCGATGCACTTCATCGGCATGCTGGCGTTCAGCCTGCCCATCTCGCTGGGGTACGACGTCGGCCTGACCACGCTGTCGGTCGTGATCGCGATCGTGTCATCGGCGTTCGCCCTGAACGTGGCGAGCCAGCCGCAGTTGTCGGCCGCCAAGCTGTGCGGGGCCGCCGTGCTGATGGGCGCGGGCATTGCCGCGATGCATTACGTGGGCATGGGTGCGATGCGCATGGACCCCGGCATCTCGTATGACACGTCCGTCGTCACGCTGTCGATCGTGATTGCCATTGTCGCGTCGGGCGCGGCCCTGTGGATCGCGCGCCGCACCGACCAGGATTCCTTGCGCGAACGCCTGCTGCGCCTGGGCGCCGGCGTCATCATGGGACTGGCGATCGTCGGCATGCACTACACGGGCATGGCGGCCGCCAGCTTTCCGCTGGGCACCGTGTGCCTGGCCGCGGGCAGCGGCATGTCGGCCTCGTGGCTCGCGCTGCTGGTCACCACCGTCACGCTGGGCGTGCTGGCCATCGCGCTGGTCGCGGCCCTGCTCGATGCCCGCATGCAGCAGCGCACGGCCGCGCTGTCGTTCTCGCTGGAAGCGGCCAACGAAGAATTGATCCGCCTCGCCCTGCATGACACGCTGACCGGCCTGCCCAACCGCATCCTGCTGCAGGAACACGTCAAGCGGTCGGTCGAACAGGGCCAGCGCGGCCGCGGCATCTTCGCCGTCATGTTCGTGGACCTGGATGGATTCAAGGCGATCAATGATGCCTATGGCCACCACACCGGCGACGCGCTGCTGGTGGCGGTCGCGCAGCGCCTGCGCAGCGAATTGCGCGCGGAAGACAGCATCGCCCGGCTCGGCGGTGACGAATTCGTGGTACTGGCGTCGGCGACCGATCCGCAAGACGCGGCCCAATTGGCGCAGCGCCTGATCGACGTGGTGTCGGCGCCGGTCGCGCTGTCGGAACATCTGCTGCTGGTCACGGCCAGCATCGGCATCGCCATGTTCCCGGGCGACGGCGATTCGGGCGCCAGCCTGATGACGAACGCCGACGCGGCCATGTACCACGCCAAGAGTCTGGGCCGCGCGGGCTACTGCTTTTTCGAACCGTCGATGAACGCCAATGCGCGCGAACAGTTGCGCTTGCTGCACGACCTGCGATCGGCCGTCGCCAACAACGAATTCGAGCTGTACTACCAACCCAAGTTCGAGGCGCCGGCTGGCCCGGTCACGGGCGCCGAAGCGCTGCTGCGCTGGCACCATCCGGAACGGGGCCTGGTGCCGCCGGCCCAGTTCATTCCGATGGCGGAAAAGACGGGCCTGATCCTGACGATCGATGCCTGGGTGATCAACGAGGCGTGCCGGCAGCTGCGCGCCTGGTGCGACGCCGGCCATTCGTCATGGAACATGGCGGTCAATCTGTCGGCGCTGCAATTCCAGCATGCCGGCCTGGTCGACCTGGTGCGCGACGCCCTGACGCGGCATGGGGTGGCCCCAGAACGCCTGACGCTGGAGATTACCGAGTCGATCGCGATGCGCGACGCCGAAGCCAGCATGGACGTGCTGAACCGGCTGGTCGCCCTGGGCGTGTCGATTTCGATCGACGACTTTGGCACGGGCTACTCCAGTCTCATGTATCTGAAGCGCCTGCCGGCCACCGAACTCAAGATCGACCAGGGCTTCGTCAGCCAGCTCGAACATGATGGTGACGACGCGGCCATCATCTCGGCCATCGTTGCGCTGGGCCACAAGCTGGGCCTGAACATCGTGGCCGAAGGGGTCGAGACGCCCGAACAACAGGACTTCCTGACCCGGTTGGGCTGCAATTCCCTGCAGGGTTTCCTGCTGGGCCATCCGTTGCCTGCGGCGCAGTTCGTCACCGCCAACGCCCACATACACGAAGCGGCCGCCTGA
- a CDS encoding rubredoxin, which yields MHCMKCNYVFDETMGDPEDGIVAGTHWEDIPDAWACPNCSAGKEEFREET from the coding sequence ATGCACTGCATGAAGTGCAATTACGTGTTCGACGAAACGATGGGGGATCCGGAAGACGGCATCGTCGCGGGCACCCATTGGGAAGACATTCCGGACGCGTGGGCCTGCCCGAATTGCTCGGCCGGGAAAGAGGAATTCCGCGAGGAAACCTGA
- a CDS encoding glycosyltransferase family 4 protein — MRIAQVATLYETVPPQAYGGIERVVSYLTEELVRQGHDVTLFACGGSRTHAKLIECCPCAVRLVEDTADPQAFHFAMLEDVVRQSGNFDLAHFHVDYQHFPFSRRLDCAHLTTLHWRLDIPGLPLLYRAFADVPVVSISEAQRTPLPWLNWQGTVHHGLPTDLLTAGDASGGYLAFLGRIAPSKRPDLAIEIARRANVPLHIGAKIDNGDLHYFERDIRHLFNDPIVHYRGELNEVQKHTFLGAARALIFPIDWPEPFGLVMAEALACGTPVIAFRRGSVPEVIEHGVTGFIVDTVDEAVDAVRRLPEIDRRACRAAFEARFTAPRMVADYLPIYDRLCKASRPRQPQPQPACADLIS, encoded by the coding sequence ATGCGGATTGCGCAAGTCGCGACGCTGTATGAAACCGTGCCGCCGCAAGCCTATGGCGGCATCGAACGCGTGGTGTCCTATCTGACGGAAGAACTGGTGCGGCAGGGGCACGACGTGACGCTGTTTGCGTGCGGCGGGTCGCGCACGCACGCCAAGCTCATTGAATGCTGCCCGTGCGCGGTGCGTCTGGTTGAAGACACGGCCGATCCGCAGGCCTTCCACTTTGCGATGCTGGAAGACGTGGTGCGGCAGTCCGGCAACTTCGACCTGGCGCATTTCCACGTGGACTACCAGCACTTTCCCTTCTCGCGCCGGCTGGACTGCGCGCACCTGACGACCCTGCATTGGCGCCTGGATATTCCCGGCCTGCCGCTGCTGTATCGCGCCTTTGCCGACGTGCCGGTGGTGTCGATTTCGGAGGCGCAGCGCACGCCCCTGCCCTGGCTCAACTGGCAAGGCACCGTGCATCACGGACTGCCCACCGACCTGCTCACGGCGGGCGACGCCAGCGGCGGCTATCTGGCTTTTCTGGGCCGCATCGCGCCGTCCAAACGGCCCGATCTGGCCATCGAGATCGCGCGGCGCGCCAACGTGCCGCTGCACATCGGCGCCAAGATCGACAACGGCGATCTGCACTACTTCGAGCGCGACATTCGCCACCTGTTCAACGACCCCATCGTGCACTACCGCGGCGAACTGAACGAGGTGCAGAAGCACACGTTTCTGGGCGCCGCGCGTGCCCTGATCTTTCCGATCGACTGGCCCGAACCCTTCGGACTGGTCATGGCCGAAGCGCTGGCCTGCGGCACGCCGGTGATTGCCTTTCGTCGCGGGTCGGTGCCCGAAGTCATCGAGCATGGCGTGACCGGCTTCATTGTGGACACCGTGGACGAAGCGGTCGACGCGGTGCGCCGCCTGCCCGAGATCGACCGCCGGGCGTGCCGCGCCGCGTTCGAGGCGCGCTTCACGGCGCCCCGCATGGTGGCCGACTACCTGCCGATCTACGACCGGCTGTGCAAGGCGTCACGCCCGCGGCAGCCCCAGCCCCAGCCGGCCTGCGCGGACCTCATTTCCTAG
- a CDS encoding Bug family tripartite tricarboxylate transporter substrate binding protein, with the protein MRLRLNDGQGPARRAIRVGKGATMACAVGLAATALPAASAWAQGAYPDHPIKLIVPFAPGGTSDVVARLVASSLSEALGQTVFIENKGGAGSILGTDAGAKADPKGYFLVLTNGAAITTGPLLGQKVSYRPIDDFTHMVMIGTFANGLVVRSDHPAKSFKEFVTLAQNANGTYNYGSAGVGSAGFLTGELLKQKANLKMTHVPYKGTGAAINDLLGGQLDAIFNNPGVAAAQAKSGKVRILAVSGAKRLPDLPDVPTMNEVVPGTVGEAWFGISGPAGMPPAVVTKLVTTIQTVMASPDLKAKLIEQGLTPAAMGPAEFSRFLKDEDAKWAPVIKAAGITLE; encoded by the coding sequence ATGCGCTTACGTTTGAACGATGGACAGGGGCCAGCCCGACGCGCGATCCGCGTGGGCAAGGGCGCAACGATGGCCTGCGCAGTCGGGCTTGCCGCCACCGCACTGCCCGCCGCATCGGCCTGGGCACAGGGGGCGTATCCGGATCACCCGATCAAGCTGATCGTGCCGTTCGCGCCGGGCGGCACCAGCGACGTGGTGGCCCGCCTGGTCGCCAGCAGCCTGAGCGAGGCGCTGGGCCAGACCGTCTTTATCGAAAACAAGGGCGGGGCGGGGTCCATTCTTGGCACCGACGCGGGCGCCAAGGCCGACCCCAAGGGCTACTTCCTGGTGTTGACCAACGGCGCGGCCATCACCACCGGCCCGTTGCTGGGCCAGAAGGTGTCGTACCGGCCGATCGATGACTTCACACACATGGTCATGATCGGCACATTTGCGAATGGCCTGGTCGTGCGCAGCGACCATCCGGCCAAAAGCTTCAAGGAATTCGTCACCCTCGCGCAGAACGCCAACGGCACCTACAACTACGGGTCGGCAGGCGTGGGGTCCGCAGGCTTCCTGACGGGCGAACTGCTCAAGCAGAAAGCCAATCTCAAGATGACGCATGTGCCGTACAAGGGCACGGGCGCGGCCATCAACGATCTGCTTGGCGGGCAACTGGATGCGATTTTCAACAATCCGGGCGTTGCGGCGGCGCAGGCCAAGTCGGGCAAGGTGCGCATCCTGGCCGTCAGTGGGGCGAAGCGTTTGCCTGACCTGCCCGACGTGCCGACCATGAATGAGGTGGTGCCCGGTACGGTCGGCGAAGCGTGGTTCGGGATATCCGGGCCGGCCGGCATGCCGCCTGCCGTCGTCACCAAACTGGTCACGACCATTCAGACCGTGATGGCGTCGCCTGACCTGAAAGCCAAGCTGATCGAACAGGGCCTGACGCCCGCCGCGATGGGGCCGGCCGAGTTCTCGCGCTTCCTGAAAGACGAAGACGCCAAGTGGGCGCCGGTGATCAAGGCAGCGGGCATCACGCTGGAGTAG
- a CDS encoding glycosyltransferase family 4 protein, giving the protein MRIAQVAPLYESVPPIAYGATERVVSYLTEALVAAGHDVTLFATGDSRTQAKRVATCERGLWRDASVWDTQCHHVRQLETVAQMADQFDIVHFHGEPMHLPVSRRLPCRHVTTMHGLLLPPDHGPLYAMFSDAPLVSISDDQRTPLPSANWQATIHHGMPPDVLPFNAAGGDYLVFLGRMMPSKRPDLAIEIARRAGLPLKMAAKVHPGEQAYFRDEIEPLLARHGDVVEYLGEVGGEARYAMLANARALLFPVDWPEPFGMVLIEAMSCGTPVIAFRRGAVPEVVDDGVSGLIVDDVNQAVSAVERIGRLDRAGCRRAFERRFTADRMANDYLTVYRRLLEET; this is encoded by the coding sequence ATGCGTATTGCCCAGGTCGCGCCCTTGTACGAGAGCGTTCCGCCGATTGCGTATGGCGCCACCGAAAGAGTGGTGTCCTACCTGACGGAAGCCCTGGTCGCGGCCGGTCATGACGTGACCCTGTTCGCCACCGGCGACTCGCGCACGCAAGCGAAGCGGGTGGCGACGTGCGAACGCGGCCTGTGGCGCGACGCGTCCGTGTGGGACACGCAATGCCATCACGTGCGGCAACTGGAAACCGTTGCGCAGATGGCCGACCAGTTCGACATCGTGCACTTCCACGGCGAGCCCATGCATCTGCCGGTGTCCAGGCGCTTGCCCTGCCGGCACGTGACCACGATGCACGGCCTGCTGCTTCCCCCGGATCACGGCCCGCTGTACGCGATGTTTTCGGATGCGCCGCTGGTGTCGATCAGCGACGACCAACGCACGCCGCTGCCATCGGCCAATTGGCAAGCCACGATCCATCACGGCATGCCGCCCGACGTGCTGCCCTTCAACGCCGCAGGAGGCGACTACCTGGTCTTCCTGGGCCGGATGATGCCGTCCAAACGCCCCGACCTGGCCATCGAGATCGCACGCCGCGCGGGCCTGCCGCTGAAGATGGCGGCCAAGGTGCATCCGGGTGAACAGGCCTATTTCCGGGACGAGATCGAGCCGCTCCTGGCACGGCATGGCGACGTCGTCGAGTACCTGGGCGAAGTCGGCGGCGAGGCACGCTACGCCATGCTGGCCAACGCGCGGGCCCTGCTGTTTCCGGTGGACTGGCCCGAGCCGTTCGGCATGGTGCTGATCGAGGCCATGTCCTGCGGCACGCCAGTGATCGCCTTTCGACGCGGAGCGGTGCCCGAGGTGGTCGACGACGGCGTCAGTGGACTGATCGTGGACGACGTCAACCAGGCGGTCAGCGCGGTGGAACGGATCGGCCGGCTGGACCGCGCCGGCTGCCGCCGCGCGTTCGAACGCCGCTTCACGGCCGACCGCATGGCCAATGACTACCTGACGGTGTATCGCCGTTTGCTGGAGGAGACCTGA
- a CDS encoding DUF4148 domain-containing protein — MKTTTAALLLALSVTGANAFADSNVVTDANYPGPFSLESNTTHAQVQAELVRARQAGLIVADAQYPGPFARPATASNPAVTREAVRAELAQARAEGIAFDDATYPVPAQTVPQGRHAGNHSRLAASGPGNVVTR, encoded by the coding sequence ATGAAGACCACGACCGCCGCACTGCTTCTTGCCCTGTCCGTCACAGGCGCCAACGCCTTCGCCGACAGCAACGTCGTTACCGACGCCAACTACCCCGGCCCCTTCTCGCTGGAAAGCAACACGACCCATGCCCAAGTGCAGGCCGAGCTGGTGCGTGCCCGTCAAGCCGGGCTGATCGTTGCCGATGCGCAGTACCCCGGCCCGTTTGCCCGTCCCGCTACGGCAAGCAATCCCGCGGTGACCCGCGAAGCTGTCCGTGCCGAGCTGGCGCAAGCCCGCGCCGAAGGGATTGCATTCGACGACGCGACCTATCCCGTGCCTGCGCAGACCGTGCCGCAAGGACGCCATGCCGGCAATCACAGCCGCCTGGCCGCGTCCGGCCCAGGCAACGTCGTGACCCGCTAA
- a CDS encoding undecaprenyl-phosphate glucose phosphotransferase codes for MTHREKHTQHQRLFFYMVGVGAAVVALFGYFAAAAFERYPLADLDLMKAAIIAVSTCVLFYQFDQLLSTREMSYMLGRASLRWVQVVMVVLLAYVLLPEPDRDHMREVMQLWAIGTWPLILGALALMRLSAVRLYSGADARRAIFIQPGRQSRTLALRLARSPMLGIRIDGYFGRPYKGEQGAVKRLGGLDELDNYLRTTPCQVVFLGTGLITDPQATPIMDRLGDTTAAIYFVPESPRESPFQINVADIAGVPLLALHETEILGMSRVLKRAFDVVVALGMLLVFGLPMILIAIGIKRTSPGPVFFRQIRYGQDGKPISIYKFRSMHVHLPEAAKVQQATRGDPRITPLGRFIRKTSLDELPQILNVLDGSMSLVGPRPHAAEHNELYRQQIKGYMLRHTVKPGITGWAQVNGLRGETDTLDKMMQRVEHDRYYIQNWSLWLDIKIIARTALLVVRDRSAF; via the coding sequence ATGACCCACAGAGAAAAACACACGCAGCATCAGCGCCTGTTCTTCTACATGGTTGGCGTCGGCGCGGCCGTCGTCGCCCTGTTCGGCTACTTCGCGGCGGCCGCTTTCGAACGCTATCCGCTTGCCGACCTGGACCTCATGAAGGCCGCGATCATCGCGGTGTCCACCTGTGTCCTGTTCTACCAGTTCGACCAATTGCTCAGTACACGTGAAATGAGCTACATGCTCGGCCGCGCCAGCCTGCGCTGGGTGCAGGTGGTGATGGTGGTGCTGCTGGCCTATGTGCTGCTTCCCGAACCCGACCGCGACCACATGCGCGAAGTCATGCAGCTGTGGGCCATCGGCACCTGGCCGCTGATCCTGGGCGCGCTCGCCCTGATGCGCCTGAGCGCCGTGCGCCTGTACAGCGGCGCCGATGCGCGCCGCGCAATCTTCATCCAGCCCGGCCGCCAGTCGCGCACGCTGGCCCTGCGGCTGGCGCGCTCGCCCATGCTCGGCATTCGCATCGACGGCTATTTCGGCCGCCCCTACAAGGGTGAACAAGGCGCCGTCAAACGGCTGGGCGGACTCGATGAACTCGACAACTATCTGCGCACGACGCCCTGTCAGGTCGTGTTCCTGGGCACGGGTCTGATCACCGACCCGCAGGCCACGCCCATCATGGACCGCCTGGGCGACACCACCGCTGCGATCTACTTCGTGCCCGAATCGCCGCGCGAAAGCCCCTTCCAGATCAACGTGGCGGACATTGCCGGCGTGCCCCTGCTGGCCCTGCACGAAACCGAAATCCTGGGCATGTCGCGGGTTCTCAAACGTGCGTTTGACGTCGTGGTCGCCCTGGGCATGCTGCTGGTCTTCGGGCTGCCGATGATCCTGATCGCGATCGGCATCAAGCGCACGTCGCCGGGCCCGGTGTTCTTTCGCCAGATCCGTTACGGTCAGGACGGCAAGCCGATCAGCATCTACAAGTTCCGGTCCATGCACGTCCACCTGCCCGAAGCCGCCAAGGTGCAGCAGGCCACGCGGGGCGACCCGCGCATCACGCCGCTGGGGCGCTTCATCCGCAAGACGTCACTGGACGAACTGCCGCAGATCCTGAACGTGCTCGATGGCAGCATGAGCCTGGTCGGCCCGCGGCCCCATGCGGCGGAACACAACGAACTGTACCGACAGCAGATCAAGGGCTACATGCTGCGGCATACCGTCAAGCCGGGCATTACCGGCTGGGCGCAGGTCAATGGCCTGCGCGGCGAAACGGACACGCTGGACAAGATGATGCAGCGAGTCGAACACGACCGGTACTACATCCAGAACTGGTCGCTGTGGCTGGACATCAAGATCATTGCGCGCACTGCCCTGCTGGTGGTGCGGGACCGCAGCGCGTTCTAG